A window of the Juglans microcarpa x Juglans regia isolate MS1-56 chromosome 5D, Jm3101_v1.0, whole genome shotgun sequence genome harbors these coding sequences:
- the LOC121266034 gene encoding laccase-4-like has translation MDSWVRVLVLLGCLFPAFIECRLRHYKFNVVMKNSTKLCSTKPIVTVNGQFPGPTLYAREDDNVLVKVVNHVKYNVTIHWHGIRQLRTGWSDGPAYITQCPIQPGQSYVYNFTITGQRGTLLWHAHILWLRATVHGALVILPKLGVPYPFPKPHKEIVVVLAEWWKSDTEAVINQALKGGLAPNVSDAHTMNGHPGPVPNCSSQGGFKLPVQNGKTYLLRIINAALNEELFFKIAGHQLTVVEVDATYVKPVKLDTIVIAPGQTTNALITANRNSGKYLVAASPFMDAPIAVDNLTATATLHYSGTLASASTTLTTPPPQNATAVANKFINSLRSLNSKKYPAKVPLKVDRKLFFAVGLGINPCPTCKAGNGSRVVASINNVTFVMPTTALLQAHYFNIRGVFTTNFPGNPPHLFNYTGTPPSSLQTTNGTKVYRLPYNSTVELVMQDTGIIAPENHPVHLHGFNFFAIGRGLGNYNPKTDPKKFNLVDPVERNTIGVPTGGWVAIRFRADNPGVWFMHCHLEVHTTWGLKMAFLVDNGKGPNQSLLPPPSDLPKC, from the exons ATGGATTCTTGGGTTCGAGTTCTTGTTCTTTTGGGGTGCCTTTTTCCAGCCTTCATAGAGTGCAGGCTTCGCCACTACAAGTTCAAT GTGGTGATGAAGAATTCCACCAAACTGTGTTCGACAAAGCCCATTGTGACAGTAAATGGGCAGTTCCCAGGACCCACCCTTTATGCTAGGGAAGATGACAATGTGCTTGTGAAGGTCGTCAACCATGTCAAATACAATGTCACCATCCACTG GCATGGTATTAGGCAACTCCGAACAGGGTGGTCAGATGGTCCAGCATATATTACTCAATGTCCAATCCAGCCAGGGCAAAGTTACGTGTACAATTTCACCATAACTGGCCAAAGGGGAACACTTCTCTGGCATGCACATATTCTTTGGCTAAGGGCGACGGTCCATGGTGCCTTGGTCATCTTGCCTAAACTTGGTGTGCCATATCCCTTCCCGAAACCCCACAAGGAAATCGTTGTTGTATTAG CTGAATGGTGGAAATCGGATACTGAAGCTGTGATCAACCAGGCTCTTAAGGGAGGATTAGCACCAAACGTCTCGGACGCTCATACCATGAACGGCCATCCAGGGCCAGTTCCCAACTGTTCCTCACAAG GTGGGTTCAAGCTGCCAGTCCAAAATGGTAAGACCTACTTGCTACGCATAATCAACGCTGCGCTCAATGAGGAGCTTTTCTTCAAGATTGCTGGGCACCAGCTCACCGTTGTAGAAGTGGATGCTACCTACGTGAAACCAGTGAAGCTTGACACAATAGTGATTGCCCCTGGTCAAACCACTAATGCTCTTATAACAGCTAATCGAAACTCTGGCAAGTACTTGGTTGCTGCTTCTCCATTCATGGATGCGCCCATCGCCGTCGATAACCTCACCGCAACAGCCACTTTGCACTACTCAGGCACACTTGCTAGTGCCTCAACAACTCTTACTACTCCACCTCCACAAAACGCCACTGCAGTTGCAAACAAGTTCATAAATTCTCTACGAAGCCTTAATTCGAAAAAATACCCCGCCAAGGTACCATTGAAAGTTGATCGTAAACTTTTCTTCGCCGTGGGGCTAGGAATCAACCCATGTCCGACATGCAAAGCCGGTAATGGAAGCCGGGTGGTGGCCAGTATCAACAATGTCACATTTGTTATGCCCACCACTGCCCTGCTTCAAGCACATTACTTCAACATTCGTGGGGTGTTCACCACCAATTTTCCGGGTAACCCGCCACATCTGTTTAACTATACTGGCACTCCCCCATCAAGCTTACAGACCACAAATGGCACAAAGGTTTATAGGTTACCTTACAACTCTACAGTTGAACTTGTCATGCAAGACACTGGTATCATTGCCCCTGAGAACCATCCAGTACATCTTCATGGGTTTAATTTCTTTGCCATTGGTAGGGGACTTGGGAATTATAACCCAAAGACAGATCCTAAAAAATTTAACCTGGTTGATCCTGTTGAGAGGAACACCATTGGTGTGCCAACTGGTGGATGGGTAGCAATCCGATTTCGTGCAGATAATCCAG GAGTTTGGTTCATGCATTGTCATTTGGAAGTGCACACAACATGGGGGCTTAAGATGGCATTCTTGGTGGACAATGGCAAAGGTCCTAATCAGTCACTTCTTCCTCCTCCAAGTGATCTTCCAAAATGCTAA